One genomic window of Pelmatolapia mariae isolate MD_Pm_ZW linkage group LG5, Pm_UMD_F_2, whole genome shotgun sequence includes the following:
- the LOC134626954 gene encoding protein phosphatase 1 regulatory subunit 12B-like isoform X2, giving the protein MSSLPSHNKDPSRIRKQLSDSCPVSSVATTKSLRHERLSRLGSSGSSDVSNDTSTNHAESYFLQRENRLSARKKAQEETANNDYKKMYEKALATNQRLKSRLETSKQELTMIQDQLERAQKGRQDDCGANVLEAEKKIKAELKMENQRLKDENGALIRVITKLSK; this is encoded by the exons ATGTCATCTCTACCTTCTCACAACAAAGATCCGTCACGCATCAGAAAGCAACTCTCTGACTCTTGTCCAGTTTCTTCTGTTGCCACTACTAAGAGCCTGCGG cATGAGAGGCTGTCTAG ATTGGGATCATCTGGATCATCTGATGTCTCCAATGACACATCAACAAACCATGCTGAGTCCTACTTTTTACAAAGAGAGAACAGACTATCTGCAAGGAAAAAGGCACAAGAAGAGACAGCAAATAATGACTACAAAAAG ATGTATGAAAAGGCACTGGCAACAAATCAAAGGCTCAAGTCCCGACTGGAAACAAGTAAACAGGAACTCACCATGATTCAAGACCAGCTGGAGAGAGCACAG AAGGGGAGACAGGATGACTGTGGGGCCAATGTGctagaagcagaaaaaaag ATTAAAGCAGAGCTTAAGATGGAAAACCAGAGACTAAAGGATGAGAATGGGGCTTTAATCCGTGTCATCACCAAACTCTCCAAGTGA
- the LOC134626954 gene encoding protein phosphatase 1 regulatory subunit 12B-like isoform X1 — protein sequence MSSLPSHNKDPSRIRKQLSDSCPVSSVATTKSLRHERLSRLGSSGSSDVSNDTSTNHAESYFLQRENRLSARKKAQEETANNDYKKMYEKALATNQRLKSRLETSKQELTMIQDQLERAQKGRQDDCGANVLEAEKKESWSLKKRISDMEEQLKIKAELKMENQRLKDENGALIRVITKLSK from the exons ATGTCATCTCTACCTTCTCACAACAAAGATCCGTCACGCATCAGAAAGCAACTCTCTGACTCTTGTCCAGTTTCTTCTGTTGCCACTACTAAGAGCCTGCGG cATGAGAGGCTGTCTAG ATTGGGATCATCTGGATCATCTGATGTCTCCAATGACACATCAACAAACCATGCTGAGTCCTACTTTTTACAAAGAGAGAACAGACTATCTGCAAGGAAAAAGGCACAAGAAGAGACAGCAAATAATGACTACAAAAAG ATGTATGAAAAGGCACTGGCAACAAATCAAAGGCTCAAGTCCCGACTGGAAACAAGTAAACAGGAACTCACCATGATTCAAGACCAGCTGGAGAGAGCACAG AAGGGGAGACAGGATGACTGTGGGGCCAATGTGctagaagcagaaaaaaag GAAAGCTGGAGCCTTAAAAAGAGGATATCAGATATGGAAGAACAACTGAAG ATTAAAGCAGAGCTTAAGATGGAAAACCAGAGACTAAAGGATGAGAATGGGGCTTTAATCCGTGTCATCACCAAACTCTCCAAGTGA